Proteins encoded together in one Falco biarmicus isolate bFalBia1 chromosome 4, bFalBia1.pri, whole genome shotgun sequence window:
- the SOSTDC1 gene encoding sclerostin domain-containing protein 1, which translates to MNAKPLRIYKGNLQEQFQSYSEEAEEKDFTQLCQTEPEPTMLLPAIHFYGFLLACIFTKSYLAFKNDATEILYSHVVKPAAASPSSNSTLNQARNGGRHYTSAGSDRNNRVQVGCRELRSTKYISDGQCTSINPLKELVCAGECLPLPLLPNWIGGGYGTKYWSRRSSQEWRCVNDKTRTQRIQLQCQDGSIRTYKITVVTACKCKRYTRQHNESSHNFEGTSQAKPIQHHKERKRASKSSKHSTS; encoded by the exons ATGAATGCCAAGCCTCTCCGAATATATAAAGGAAACCTTCAGGAGCAATTTCAGAGTTActcagaagaagcagaagaaaaagatttcacCCAGCTCTGTCAGACAGAGCCTGAACCAACCATGCTTCTCCCTGCCATTCACTTCTACGGCTTTCTTCTAGCTTGCATCTTTACGAAAAGCTACTTGGCTTTCAAGAACGATGCCACAGAGATACTTTATTCGCACGTTGTTAAACCTGCTGCAGCGAGCCCAAGCAGCAACAGCACGTTGAACCAAGCCAGGAACGGAGGCAGGCACTACACCAGCGCTGGATCCGACCGTAACA ATCGTGTACAAGTTGGCTGTCGGGAACTGAGATCTACCAAGTACATTTCAGATGGCCAGTGCACCAGCATCAACCCACTGAAGGAGCTGGTGTGTGCTGGTGAATGCCTCCCTTTGCCACTGCTCCCCAACTGGATTGGAGGAGGTTACGGAACCAAGTACTGGAGCAGGCGGAGCTCGCAAGAGTGGAGATGTGTCAATGACAAAACTCGCACTCAGAGGATCCAGCTTCAGTGCCAGGATGGAAGTATAAGAACCTACAAAATAACTGTGGTCACAGCCTGCAAGTGCAAGCGATACACCAGGCAGCACAACGAGTCCAGCCACAACTTTGAGGGAACCTCTCAAGCGAAGCCTATCCAGCACcacaaagagaggaaaagagccAGTAAATCAAGCAAACATAGTACAAGTTAG